In Treponema rectale, a single genomic region encodes these proteins:
- a CDS encoding KAP family P-loop NTPase fold protein gives MQEYVDLLSREDDIKQIINIIEKISKRKNNTVSFAIEGEWGCGKSWLINKLASELYDMQDIDIAGGKYCVLKFNPWEYDYYDEPLLSLILSLKNQVNAENSFFRVNEEHKKMFTDSMKILANELVYPILDIISFVTVNPSFSIFGRLFIYKTNKYKKELDKKENEEKNQKKNLNPYIDLEELMKKIVIGLKKITKDKTIILLVDELDRCLPNYSIKVLERMHHLTQNVNNLQIIYTINRNQVNETIKKVYGSEIEPKEYLKKFISFSIKLLPGNLNQNFINQNKSIFENFDFIFTDNFDIEIAFRFILPNINMRERENVLEKIKLVNSILNEKDEMLDYSILYVELLLVYCFYFEINIYNISPFYDNETHSIIISPLFENSEFLSPYFENLRHCHSVKHKSHGYEGFYEASIEYVICNLLKNLEVQKIQEYSIAWEQEFYNNSLNFLNNFVELYKSLDV, from the coding sequence ATGCAAGAATATGTTGATTTATTAAGTCGAGAAGACGATATTAAGCAGATTATTAATATAATAGAAAAAATCTCTAAAAGGAAAAATAATACAGTTTCCTTTGCTATTGAAGGTGAATGGGGCTGTGGTAAAAGTTGGTTAATAAATAAACTTGCTTCCGAACTTTATGATATGCAAGATATTGATATCGCTGGTGGGAAATATTGTGTCTTGAAATTTAATCCTTGGGAATATGATTATTACGATGAACCATTATTATCTTTAATACTTAGCTTAAAAAATCAAGTTAATGCTGAAAACTCTTTTTTTAGGGTAAATGAAGAACATAAAAAGATGTTTACAGATTCTATGAAAATTTTAGCAAATGAATTGGTTTATCCAATTTTAGATATTATTTCCTTTGTAACAGTCAATCCTTCTTTTTCAATTTTTGGCAGGTTATTTATTTATAAAACAAATAAGTATAAGAAAGAATTAGATAAAAAAGAAAATGAAGAAAAAAATCAAAAAAAGAATTTAAATCCATATATTGACTTAGAAGAATTAATGAAAAAAATTGTTATCGGATTAAAAAAAATAACTAAAGATAAAACTATTATTCTTCTAGTAGACGAATTAGATAGATGCCTACCTAATTATTCAATAAAAGTTCTGGAGCGGATGCATCATCTAACACAAAATGTAAATAATCTACAAATAATATATACCATCAACAGGAACCAGGTGAATGAAACTATTAAGAAAGTTTATGGCTCGGAAATAGAGCCGAAAGAATATCTTAAGAAATTTATTTCTTTTAGTATTAAACTTTTACCAGGAAATCTAAATCAAAATTTTATTAATCAGAATAAGTCTATATTTGAGAATTTTGATTTTATATTTACAGATAATTTCGATATTGAAATTGCTTTTAGATTTATACTTCCAAATATTAATATGCGAGAAAGAGAGAATGTTCTTGAGAAGATAAAACTCGTAAATTCTATACTAAATGAAAAAGACGAAATGCTGGATTATTCGATTTTATATGTAGAATTATTATTGGTGTATTGTTTTTATTTTGAAATAAATATTTATAATATCTCTCCATTTTATGATAATGAAACTCATTCTATTATAATTTCACCTTTATTTGAAAATTCAGAATTTCTATCTCCTTATTTTGAGAATCTTAGACACTGTCATTCTGTAAAACATAAAAGCCATGGATATGAAGGTTTTTATGAAGCATCTATTGAATATGTAATATGCAATTTGTTAAAAAATCTTGAAGTACAAAAAATACAGGAATATTCAATTGCATGGGAACAAGAGTTTTATAATAATAGTCTGAATTTTCTTAACAATTTTGTTGAACTTTATAAAAGTCTAGATGTTTGA